In Verrucomicrobiia bacterium, a single genomic region encodes these proteins:
- a CDS encoding cytochrome c3 family protein, with protein MKPLRHVAALMLAASAAAFALLLNSCSTVDRAAVEPLQIEGATFVGDKACADCHANITRVFPASPHARLHLDDGRMAGQHGCESCHGPGSKHIAMGGRGGLDKFIINPGRQPEACLKCHIDTEAEFHLPQHHPVLEGKMNCVQCHDPHGADIMKPSGGSAMARLNENCATCHREQTKPVIFEHAAMREGCTTCHNPHGSINQKLLTIRDSNLCVRCHAQTAQPGTTGASIYFGNIDHTGFLHYGTCWTAGCHTAVHGSNTQPYFFY; from the coding sequence GTGAAGCCACTTCGTCATGTGGCCGCATTGATGCTTGCCGCCAGCGCTGCGGCGTTTGCGCTATTGCTTAATTCCTGCTCTACGGTGGACCGCGCGGCGGTCGAGCCGTTGCAAATCGAGGGAGCTACGTTCGTCGGCGACAAGGCTTGCGCTGATTGTCATGCGAATATCACCCGAGTTTTTCCGGCGAGTCCGCATGCGCGGTTGCATCTGGACGATGGACGCATGGCCGGGCAGCACGGTTGCGAATCCTGCCACGGTCCGGGCAGCAAACATATCGCGATGGGCGGACGCGGTGGTTTGGATAAATTCATCATCAATCCCGGCCGCCAGCCGGAGGCGTGCCTCAAGTGCCATATTGATACTGAGGCGGAATTTCATTTGCCGCAGCATCATCCGGTTCTCGAAGGCAAAATGAATTGTGTCCAGTGCCACGACCCGCACGGCGCGGACATCATGAAACCTTCCGGCGGTTCGGCGATGGCGCGCTTGAACGAGAATTGCGCGACGTGCCATCGCGAGCAAACGAAGCCGGTGATCTTCGAGCATGCGGCGATGCGGGAAGGCTGCACCACCTGTCACAATCCGCATGGTTCCATCAATCAAAAGTTGCTGACCATTCGCGATTCAAATCTGTGCGTGCGCTGCCATGCACAAACCGCGCAGCCGGGCACGACGGGCGCGTCTATTTATTTCGGCAACATTGATCACACCGGATTTCTTCATTACGGCACTTGCTGGACGGCGGGTTGTCACACGGCGGTTCATGGTTCCAACACCCAACCCTATTTCTTCTATTGA
- a CDS encoding ACT domain-containing protein: MQITKQLAIFLDNRPGMLARVCDALSEAKISIYAITTSDTVDHSVIRMVVSDTAKAMAVFEEHQSFVVEDDVLMLEGDNKSGSLARIAHKLAEAGVNIEYCYSATSPSAKKGLMILRTSNPQKALKVLNS; encoded by the coding sequence ATGCAAATCACCAAGCAACTCGCCATTTTCCTCGATAACCGTCCCGGCATGCTCGCCCGCGTTTGTGACGCGCTTAGCGAGGCCAAGATCAGCATTTATGCCATCACGACCAGCGACACGGTGGATCACAGTGTCATCCGCATGGTGGTCAGCGATACGGCCAAGGCGATGGCCGTGTTCGAGGAGCATCAATCGTTTGTGGTGGAAGATGACGTTCTGATGCTGGAAGGCGATAACAAATCCGGTTCGCTGGCGCGCATTGCGCACAAGCTCGCGGAGGCGGGGGTGAATATTGAGTATTGCTACAGCGCGACCAGTCCCAGCGCCAAGAAGGGGCTGATGATTTTGCGGACGTCCAATCCGCAAAAGGCGTTGAAGGTGTTGAACAGTTAG
- a CDS encoding sigma-70 family RNA polymerase sigma factor, producing the protein MDKSETTWCERIYEAKTAGLLLYGRALGLSHGEAEDVLQETFLALMQKPAPPEEPEHYCVRSFRNRALNYRRGLWRRLTRELESHRWFERSSSETPHERAAMRCLAVLPAGQREVIVLKIWHEYTFDEISRLLDMSANTVAGRYRYGLQKLRACLKEENYERLDSIGEGIAILDPARPVGET; encoded by the coding sequence GTGGACAAGTCCGAAACAACCTGGTGCGAGCGCATTTACGAAGCCAAAACGGCTGGCCTGCTGCTGTATGGCCGCGCGCTGGGCCTGAGCCACGGCGAAGCCGAGGACGTGTTGCAGGAAACTTTTCTCGCGTTGATGCAAAAACCCGCGCCGCCGGAGGAACCCGAACATTATTGCGTGCGAAGTTTTCGCAACCGGGCTCTCAATTACCGCCGCGGCTTGTGGCGGCGGCTGACCCGCGAATTGGAATCACACCGCTGGTTCGAGCGCAGCTCCTCCGAGACACCCCACGAACGCGCCGCGATGCGTTGCCTCGCCGTTCTGCCCGCCGGGCAACGCGAAGTCATTGTTTTGAAGATCTGGCATGAATACACGTTTGATGAAATCAGCCGCCTGCTCGATATGTCCGCGAACACCGTCGCGGGACGCTATCGCTACGGCCTGCAAAAACTGCGTGCCTGCTTAAAAGAGGAAAATTATGAACGACTCGACTCCATTGGAGAGGGAATTGCAATCCTGGACCCCGCGCGCCCCGTCGGCGAAACTTAA
- a CDS encoding DUF2723 domain-containing protein, with amino-acid sequence MSADNLKDKMEKNKSVDKSAPAKPTPPSALSGKVPSLFRKIDWLALAIAFAVIWVIYFSTLAPEVTLEDSGELVTGSFYAGIPHPPGYPFWAIYSWLWTVLLPVGNIAWRVEVGEATAEAIACGMVALIVSRGSSMLIEGIEELKDLVGSKWESIICLVCGATAGLLLGLGGTMWNESVAINRISLFGVPWVMAVLLCLMRWIYAPRQLRYLFFAMFFFGLCATIHQTLLVVALGIEAAVACAQPRLARTFFLGNSIIFIGGLIAHLTHITTALDTAATLLLIFFSVGLASIAAYIAFAIITKETFDEFCLDGALAGFLLFAVLAVSSGPIFGFLSLASFIAFVYMAWKTRKIGLEWLTAFICLGLWMGGAAFYLYEPISGMTNPPMEWGYPRTVDGFWHALSRGQYEKANPTDIIHEPGKFVVQVGWLIGHIVEDSNWILFFMAIIPLLFFMRMRKRERSWMICLAVTYLCIGPLLVILMNPGDDKASTDLHKVFFGSSHGVVAIFFGYGMSLTAAVMATHYKRFRQWGLMGGGFAAVLVLYSLYDTTRIHYYGPTGSLGLGEMPHLIAQAFGANQGGLPILASLVLLVLPFIFLGAVFAYRERAPLAVTLGLFAIMPVYSGLIHWGPSEERNHWFGYWFGHDMFTPPFVGSDGKLTYDKTKLQAANGTSGHLIYPEMARNAILFGGTDPGRFCPTYMIFCESFTPHQDQPKQDQHFDRRDVYIITQNALADPTYLEYIRAQYNRSTQIDPPFFQELLRGSTEVQQNYTTNFLARMAYSMLDEPLTKWGRKVEDRRRAEGVYPPKEIYCPTAEDSSQCFSEYMLDAQQRLDHDMRFPKEPKQIKPGEDVHLNPGDNKVQVSGQVAVMSINGLLTKVIFDHNPDNEFYVEESFPLDWMYPYLTPFGVIMKINRTPLETVPTNNISQDHEFWSRYSDRLIGNWITYDTSVKDIAAFVDRVYIQHDFTGFKGDRKFIRDDEAQKAFSKLRSAIGGIYDWRFRHAHDGPDQMRMLKEADFAYRQSFAYCPYSPEAVFRYVNLLLTTGRIDDALTIAQICFKLDPNNANVEGLVRQLGELKSQHSTPAQPQANLQQLEKEVADNPTNFQAAFSLAADYIQAHQEQRALQILDQVLDNPKVDQNAVMFLAGAYVQMRNYPKLEAALSKLTQLEPHSPEAWCDLAAMRSVLGKTNQALQDLRRTLEENSARLSQDPKASNLLLNIRNDQRFAPLHPLPEYQQLVGGKT; translated from the coding sequence ATGAGTGCAGATAATTTGAAAGACAAAATGGAAAAAAACAAATCGGTGGACAAATCCGCTCCGGCAAAACCCACTCCACCCTCCGCCCTCTCTGGCAAGGTCCCCTCGCTCTTCCGCAAAATTGACTGGCTCGCCCTCGCCATCGCTTTCGCGGTCATCTGGGTCATCTATTTCTCCACGCTCGCGCCCGAAGTGACGCTCGAAGATTCCGGCGAATTGGTCACTGGCTCTTTTTACGCGGGCATTCCGCATCCGCCGGGTTACCCGTTTTGGGCGATTTACTCCTGGCTTTGGACGGTGCTGCTCCCGGTCGGCAACATCGCCTGGCGCGTGGAAGTGGGCGAAGCGACCGCCGAAGCCATCGCTTGCGGCATGGTGGCGTTGATCGTCTCCCGCGGCAGCAGCATGCTCATCGAAGGCATTGAGGAACTTAAAGATCTCGTTGGCAGCAAATGGGAAAGCATCATCTGTCTGGTCTGCGGCGCAACGGCGGGTCTGTTGCTCGGTTTGGGCGGGACGATGTGGAATGAATCGGTGGCCATCAATCGTATTTCTCTCTTCGGCGTGCCTTGGGTGATGGCCGTCCTGCTCTGCCTGATGCGCTGGATTTATGCACCGAGACAGTTGCGCTATTTATTTTTTGCGATGTTCTTCTTCGGCCTCTGCGCGACCATTCACCAGACGCTGCTCGTCGTCGCCTTGGGCATTGAAGCCGCCGTCGCCTGCGCCCAACCGCGGCTGGCGCGAACTTTTTTTCTTGGCAATAGCATCATCTTCATCGGCGGGTTGATCGCGCATCTAACCCACATCACCACGGCGCTGGATACGGCCGCCACACTGCTGCTGATTTTCTTTTCGGTCGGTCTCGCCTCGATTGCCGCCTATATCGCGTTTGCAATTATCACCAAGGAAACCTTTGACGAATTTTGCCTGGACGGCGCGCTCGCGGGTTTCCTTTTGTTCGCGGTGCTCGCGGTCAGCAGCGGCCCGATTTTCGGCTTCCTGTCACTGGCGAGTTTCATCGCCTTCGTTTACATGGCCTGGAAGACGCGCAAGATCGGCCTCGAATGGCTGACGGCTTTCATCTGCCTCGGACTGTGGATGGGCGGCGCCGCGTTCTATCTCTACGAACCGATTTCCGGCATGACCAATCCCCCGATGGAATGGGGTTATCCCCGCACGGTGGATGGTTTCTGGCACGCCCTCAGCCGCGGCCAATATGAAAAAGCCAATCCCACCGACATCATCCATGAACCTGGCAAATTCGTCGTGCAAGTCGGCTGGCTGATTGGCCACATCGTGGAAGATTCAAATTGGATTCTCTTCTTCATGGCCATCATTCCGCTCCTCTTCTTCATGAGGATGCGAAAACGAGAGCGATCATGGATGATTTGCCTGGCTGTGACTTATTTATGCATCGGGCCGCTCTTGGTGATTCTCATGAATCCGGGCGATGACAAGGCGAGCACAGATTTGCACAAGGTTTTCTTCGGCTCGTCGCACGGGGTCGTCGCCATCTTTTTCGGTTATGGGATGTCGCTCACGGCGGCGGTGATGGCCACCCATTATAAGCGCTTCCGTCAATGGGGACTGATGGGCGGAGGCTTCGCGGCCGTGTTGGTGCTCTATAGTTTATACGATACCACGCGCATCCATTACTATGGGCCCACCGGCAGCCTTGGCCTTGGGGAAATGCCGCATCTCATTGCCCAGGCGTTCGGCGCCAATCAGGGCGGGTTGCCGATTCTCGCGAGCCTCGTCTTGCTGGTGTTGCCGTTTATTTTTCTCGGCGCCGTATTCGCTTATCGCGAGCGAGCGCCGTTGGCCGTCACGCTCGGCCTTTTTGCCATCATGCCGGTTTACTCCGGTCTGATTCATTGGGGGCCGAGTGAAGAGCGCAATCATTGGTTCGGCTATTGGTTCGGCCATGACATGTTCACGCCGCCGTTTGTTGGCTCGGATGGCAAACTCACTTACGACAAAACGAAATTGCAGGCGGCCAACGGAACTAGCGGACACCTGATTTACCCGGAAATGGCGCGCAACGCCATTTTGTTCGGCGGCACTGATCCCGGCCGCTTCTGCCCAACGTACATGATCTTCTGCGAGAGCTTCACCCCGCATCAAGATCAGCCTAAGCAGGATCAGCACTTTGATCGCCGCGATGTTTATATCATCACGCAGAATGCGCTTGCCGATCCCACGTATCTCGAATACATCCGCGCCCAATACAATCGCAGCACGCAGATTGACCCGCCATTCTTCCAGGAATTGCTGCGCGGCAGCACGGAAGTCCAGCAGAATTACACGACGAATTTCCTCGCCCGCATGGCGTATTCAATGCTCGATGAGCCGCTCACCAAATGGGGCCGCAAGGTTGAAGATCGTCGCCGCGCCGAAGGCGTTTATCCGCCCAAGGAAATTTATTGCCCGACCGCAGAAGATTCGTCCCAATGCTTTTCCGAATACATGCTCGACGCGCAGCAACGCCTCGATCACGACATGCGTTTCCCCAAGGAACCCAAACAGATCAAGCCTGGCGAAGACGTCCATTTGAATCCGGGTGATAACAAAGTCCAAGTCTCCGGCCAGGTCGCCGTCATGTCCATCAACGGCCTGTTGACCAAAGTCATCTTCGACCACAATCCTGACAATGAATTCTATGTCGAGGAAAGTTTCCCGCTCGATTGGATGTATCCATACCTGACGCCCTTCGGTGTCATCATGAAGATTAATCGCACTCCGCTGGAAACCGTCCCGACAAATAACATCTCCCAGGACCATGAATTCTGGAGCCGTTATTCCGACCGCTTGATCGGCAACTGGATCACTTACGATACCAGCGTCAAGGACATCGCCGCCTTCGTGGACCGCGTTTATATCCAGCACGATTTTACCGGCTTCAAGGGCGACCGCAAATTTATCCGCGATGACGAAGCGCAAAAAGCCTTCTCAAAACTTCGCAGCGCCATCGGCGGCATCTACGACTGGCGTTTCCGCCATGCCCATGACGGCCCCGACCAGATGCGCATGTTGAAGGAAGCTGATTTTGCCTATCGCCAATCCTTCGCCTATTGCCCTTACAGCCCGGAAGCCGTCTTCCGCTACGTGAACCTCCTGCTTACCACCGGCCGCATAGACGACGCGCTCACCATTGCGCAAATCTGCTTCAAGCTTGATCCCAACAATGCCAATGTCGAAGGCCTCGTCCGCCAGCTTGGCGAATTGAAGAGCCAGCACAGCACCCCTGCCCAGCCGCAAGCGAATCTTCAACAGTTGGAAAAAGAAGTGGCCGACAATCCAACCAATTTTCAGGCCGCCTTCAGCCTTGCCGCCGATTACATTCAAGCCCATCAGGAGCAGCGCGCGCTGCAAATCCTCGATCAGGTTTTGGACAATCCCAAGGTGGACCAGAACGCCGTCATGTTCCTCGCCGGCGCTTACGTGCAGATGCGGAATTATCCAAAACTGGAAGCCGCGCTCTCCAAGCTGACGCAACTGGAACCGCATTCACCCGAAGCGTGGTGCGACCTCGCCGCCATGCGCTCCGTCCTCGGCAAGACCAATCAAGCCTTGCAGGATCTACGCCGCACGCTCGAGGAAAACAGCGCCCGGCTCAGTCAGGATCCCAAAGCTTCCAATCTCCTGCTGAACATCCGCAACGACCAGCGCTTCGCCCCCCTCCATCCCCTGCCTGAATATCAGCAACTGGTCGGCGGCAAAACCTGA
- a CDS encoding alpha/beta hydrolase-fold protein: MVAGFLVSGLAVARAQMPGDDKFYKIGPDSLPQEGVPHGELRGPFVLPSQVFPGTQHTYWVYVPAQYDPKQAAALMIFQDGQAMIDTNGSVRMPNVIDNLTWRREIPVIITVYINPGRTPEQPEPTPKDWGDKNTNRPEEYNRINDKYARVLIEELMPVLAKEYNISTDPDMHAIAGTSSGAIAAFTVAWERPDQFHKVLSIVGSFTDIRGGYVFPEKVMESERKPIRVFLADGVNDLRALRKDGTYDKNRDWHYQNVRLEEALTKKGYDLNYCWGIGVHGQKQGGMMMPEMMRWLWRDYPRSADVHDMVERSYRGAAMTNAPAAGDK; the protein is encoded by the coding sequence ATGGTCGCGGGTTTTTTGGTGAGTGGGTTGGCCGTCGCGCGGGCGCAGATGCCGGGGGACGATAAATTTTACAAGATCGGGCCGGACTCGCTACCGCAGGAAGGCGTGCCGCACGGGGAATTGCGCGGGCCGTTCGTTTTGCCGAGCCAGGTTTTTCCAGGAACGCAACATACCTATTGGGTTTATGTGCCGGCGCAATACGACCCGAAGCAGGCTGCGGCTTTGATGATTTTTCAGGATGGGCAGGCGATGATTGATACGAATGGCAGCGTCCGCATGCCGAACGTGATTGATAACCTGACGTGGCGCCGCGAGATACCGGTGATCATCACGGTATATATTAATCCGGGCCGCACGCCGGAGCAGCCGGAGCCGACGCCCAAGGATTGGGGCGATAAAAATACCAATCGCCCGGAAGAATATAATCGGATCAATGATAAGTATGCGCGCGTCCTCATCGAGGAACTCATGCCAGTGCTGGCGAAGGAATATAATATTTCGACGGACCCGGACATGCACGCGATTGCGGGAACGAGTTCGGGGGCGATTGCGGCGTTTACGGTTGCGTGGGAACGACCTGACCAGTTTCACAAGGTGTTAAGTATTGTGGGCAGTTTCACGGATATTCGCGGCGGGTATGTTTTTCCCGAGAAGGTCATGGAGAGTGAGCGCAAGCCGATCCGGGTGTTTCTGGCGGACGGCGTGAATGATCTGCGCGCGTTGCGCAAGGATGGCACTTACGATAAAAACCGCGATTGGCATTATCAGAATGTGCGGCTGGAGGAGGCGCTGACGAAGAAGGGTTACGATTTGAATTATTGCTGGGGCATCGGTGTGCATGGGCAGAAACAGGGCGGAATGATGATGCCGGAGATGATGCGCTGGTTGTGGCGGGACTATCCGCGCTCGGCGGATGTGCATGATATGGTGGAACGCTCGTATCGCGGCGCGGCGATGACGAATGCGCCAGCGGCTGGCGATAAGTAA
- a CDS encoding sulfite exporter TauE/SafE family protein, producing MIFAATLIRSALGFGEALVAVPLLALRIPVTVAAPLAVLVSVLVAGVIIAQDWRKIELRSATWLVISALFGIPLGLLLLTRVNERTVKIILGSVIALFAIYSLTAKNKLHLKKDHPMWLLGSGFCSGILGGAYGMNGPPLAIYGALRRWSPQHFRATLQGYFLPASLLGLLGYAAVGLWVPAITRYFVLSLPGVFVGIMIGRMINHRLDGTGFFRAVYCGLILIGVVLIMQAR from the coding sequence GTGATTTTCGCTGCCACGCTGATTCGCTCCGCGCTCGGATTTGGCGAGGCGCTCGTCGCGGTTCCCCTACTGGCGTTGCGCATTCCGGTGACCGTGGCCGCGCCGCTCGCCGTGCTGGTGTCTGTCCTCGTGGCCGGAGTGATCATAGCTCAGGACTGGCGGAAGATTGAATTGCGCAGCGCCACCTGGCTGGTGATTTCCGCCCTCTTCGGCATTCCGTTGGGATTGCTGCTGCTAACGCGCGTAAATGAACGCACGGTAAAAATAATCCTCGGCAGCGTCATCGCCCTGTTTGCGATCTACTCGCTCACGGCCAAAAATAAATTGCACCTGAAAAAAGACCACCCGATGTGGCTGCTGGGTTCCGGTTTTTGTTCGGGAATTCTCGGTGGCGCTTACGGCATGAATGGTCCGCCCCTGGCCATCTACGGAGCGCTTCGGCGCTGGTCGCCCCAACATTTTCGTGCGACGCTTCAAGGCTATTTCCTGCCCGCCAGCCTGCTCGGACTGCTCGGCTACGCAGCCGTGGGATTATGGGTTCCCGCCATCACGCGATATTTTGTCCTGTCACTCCCCGGAGTATTTGTGGGCATCATGATCGGCCGAATGATCAACCACCGCCTGGACGGAACCGGCTTTTTCCGCGCCGTCTATTGCGGCCTCATCCTCATCGGAGTCGTCCTCATAATGCAGGCTCGCTAA
- a CDS encoding carbohydrate porin, with amino-acid sequence MRNGSLIIASSIVVLCAVKSFAASGGADTNTVIAASSEAQQNWNWHAQNTDIVQGDPSFPANYSGPNSLHNHGEVRESVSVDLMGGARLWRGAEAHLDGLMWQGFGLSRTLGVESFPNGEAFRVGTDVPHVNLARVLIRQTIGLGGDEETVEDDQFQLAGKRDISRVTFTVGRMSAKDIFDNNSYANDPRTQFMSWGLMANEAWDYPADSLGFMTGAAVELNEPGWAARYGFFQVPKVANGTALDSHFLEAWAMVTELERRFSIQGHPGAVRLLGYLNRAHMGNYSAALSAPGVDITQTRAYRYKYGFGLNAEQEIVKDLGVFTRLGWSDGKNEGWMFSDVDYAMSAGLSVKGELWNRANDTFGLAGVFSGISGTHQQFLANGGVGILAGDGALSYGWEKTLETYYDFQIWKTIHATLDYQFISDPAFNRDRGPVNVFAARLHWEF; translated from the coding sequence ATGCGAAACGGATCATTAATTATTGCCAGTTCAATCGTGGTGCTTTGCGCCGTAAAATCTTTTGCGGCTTCCGGCGGCGCTGACACGAATACGGTGATCGCGGCGAGTAGCGAAGCGCAACAGAACTGGAATTGGCATGCGCAAAACACGGACATCGTGCAGGGCGATCCGTCGTTTCCCGCAAACTATTCAGGGCCGAACAGTCTCCACAATCACGGCGAGGTGCGGGAGAGCGTGTCGGTGGATTTAATGGGCGGCGCGCGTTTGTGGCGGGGAGCGGAGGCGCATCTGGACGGTTTGATGTGGCAGGGCTTTGGTTTGAGCCGGACGCTGGGTGTGGAAAGTTTTCCCAATGGCGAAGCGTTTCGTGTGGGGACGGACGTGCCGCATGTGAATCTGGCGCGGGTATTGATTCGGCAAACGATTGGTTTGGGTGGCGACGAGGAAACGGTCGAGGACGATCAGTTTCAACTGGCGGGCAAGCGAGATATTTCGCGGGTGACATTCACGGTGGGTCGCATGAGCGCGAAAGATATTTTCGACAATAATTCCTACGCCAACGATCCCCGCACGCAATTCATGAGCTGGGGATTGATGGCGAATGAGGCATGGGATTATCCGGCGGACAGCCTTGGTTTCATGACGGGCGCGGCGGTGGAATTGAATGAGCCCGGCTGGGCGGCGCGGTATGGATTTTTTCAAGTGCCGAAAGTAGCGAATGGCACGGCGCTGGATTCACATTTTCTCGAGGCGTGGGCAATGGTGACGGAATTGGAACGGCGTTTCAGCATCCAAGGGCATCCGGGCGCGGTGCGACTGCTCGGCTATTTGAATCGCGCGCATATGGGAAATTATTCGGCGGCGTTGTCAGCGCCGGGAGTGGACATCACCCAGACGCGCGCTTATCGCTACAAATATGGTTTTGGCCTGAACGCGGAGCAGGAGATCGTAAAAGACCTTGGCGTCTTCACGCGGCTGGGTTGGAGCGACGGAAAAAACGAAGGCTGGATGTTCAGCGACGTGGATTACGCGATGTCCGCGGGCTTGAGCGTGAAGGGGGAATTATGGAATCGCGCGAACGATACGTTTGGGCTGGCGGGAGTGTTCAGCGGAATTTCAGGAACGCATCAGCAATTTCTCGCAAACGGTGGCGTGGGAATTTTGGCGGGTGATGGGGCGTTGAGTTACGGATGGGAGAAAACGCTGGAGACTTATTATGATTTTCAAATCTGGAAAACCATTCACGCGACGCTGGATTATCAATTCATCTCGGACCCAGCGTTCAACCGCGATCGCGGCCCGGTGAACGTGTTCGCAGCGCGGCTGCACTGGGAATTTTAG
- a CDS encoding DUF5069 domain-containing protein yields the protein MKTPIENRDLTKQPPHSPHDRFGGFAIIGRTVDKCKASISGKLGEYHFDCPLDNMLFGFKGITGEQFKTAVTASKNYEDVAEWVNKNGTAKSPEEIEAWSEKVEQLKLKDVPSMKAPDKQKEARQNCEKLGLDFDNATLFAWLDADDEASFHSAMAAK from the coding sequence ATGAAAACACCTATTGAAAATCGCGATCTCACCAAACAACCGCCCCATAGTCCGCACGACCGTTTTGGCGGTTTCGCGATCATTGGCCGGACCGTGGACAAGTGCAAAGCCAGCATCTCTGGCAAACTCGGCGAATATCATTTTGATTGTCCGCTCGATAATATGCTTTTCGGTTTCAAAGGCATCACCGGCGAGCAATTCAAGACCGCCGTGACTGCGTCTAAAAATTACGAAGACGTGGCCGAATGGGTGAACAAAAACGGGACTGCGAAATCCCCGGAGGAAATCGAAGCCTGGTCGGAAAAGGTCGAACAACTGAAGTTGAAGGACGTGCCTTCGATGAAGGCGCCGGACAAACAAAAGGAAGCCCGGCAAAATTGCGAAAAACTTGGCTTGGATTTTGACAACGCCACACTGTTCGCCTGGCTGGACGCCGACGACGAAGCGAGCTTCCACTCTGCAATGGCAGCCAAATAA
- a CDS encoding CHAD domain-containing protein: protein MRFQVKSGKKLAGEIARIAAKLVRHIRKRVKLLNREPGSETIHEIRMAIKKLRALLRLIRDGFGRKFYRRQHHSLRALAHCLSPSRDAAVQLATLRKLRRHCHQLSADDISDLENRLIEKKRNTSKSKQLSKSQFRDTLRQINRWPFKNLKRRDIKFGIERGYQKLVKARHLAVQSPGDENLHTWRKRAKNLYYELLLIKKIGPKSADKLARQIKELGKYLGNDHDLVLLTKELHHGSSRLHRHVHARRAEFQKLAFHHGDLIQMNAAILLGPWR from the coding sequence ATGCGCTTTCAAGTCAAATCCGGGAAAAAACTTGCCGGCGAAATCGCGCGAATCGCCGCGAAGCTCGTCCGCCATATTCGCAAGCGCGTAAAACTTCTCAATCGCGAACCTGGTTCCGAAACGATCCACGAAATCCGCATGGCGATAAAAAAACTTCGCGCGTTGCTGCGCCTGATCCGCGATGGTTTCGGCCGGAAATTCTATCGCCGGCAGCACCACTCGTTGCGCGCTCTCGCTCATTGCCTTTCGCCCTCGCGCGATGCCGCCGTCCAACTGGCCACGCTGCGCAAACTTCGCCGCCATTGCCACCAACTTTCCGCGGACGACATTTCCGATCTGGAAAATCGCCTGATCGAAAAAAAGCGGAACACTTCCAAATCCAAGCAGTTATCAAAATCCCAATTCCGCGACACGTTGCGCCAGATCAACCGTTGGCCATTCAAAAATCTGAAGAGACGCGACATAAAATTTGGCATCGAGCGCGGCTATCAAAAATTAGTGAAGGCGCGCCACTTGGCGGTGCAGTCGCCCGGCGACGAAAATCTTCACACCTGGCGCAAACGCGCAAAAAATCTTTATTACGAGTTATTATTGATCAAAAAAATCGGGCCAAAGTCCGCCGACAAACTGGCGCGCCAAATCAAGGAATTGGGAAAGTATCTGGGCAACGACCACGACTTGGTGCTCCTGACAAAAGAACTTCACCACGGCTCATCACGGCTCCACCGGCATGTCCACGCCCGGCGCGCTGAATTTCAAAAACTCGCCTTTCATCACGGTGATTTGATCCAGATGAACGCCGCCATTTTGCTTGGCCCCTGGCGGTAG
- a CDS encoding inorganic diphosphatase, with product MKTMIEKLKPYAEKNKCVNVIVETPKGSRVKYAYDPETGFFILSKALPEGMMFPFNFGFVPNTLAEDGDPLDILVLNEEPLISGCLLKVQPIAIIKATQTEDDGEVRNDRIIGQALSKETPLEFQEESFDKRMASQIGFFFTSYNKLYGKKFKILGIGGKHKAFEMIDRSIKRFRDKKGSE from the coding sequence ATGAAAACGATGATCGAAAAATTGAAGCCCTACGCGGAAAAAAACAAATGCGTGAACGTGATCGTGGAAACGCCGAAGGGCAGCCGCGTGAAATACGCGTACGATCCCGAGACCGGTTTTTTTATTTTGAGCAAGGCGCTGCCGGAGGGAATGATGTTTCCGTTTAATTTTGGTTTCGTTCCCAACACCCTCGCGGAAGATGGCGACCCGCTGGACATTTTGGTCTTGAATGAGGAGCCACTGATTTCGGGATGCCTGCTAAAGGTGCAACCAATCGCGATCATCAAAGCGACGCAAACCGAAGACGATGGTGAAGTGCGCAATGACCGCATCATCGGCCAGGCGTTAAGCAAAGAGACGCCGCTGGAATTTCAGGAGGAAAGTTTTGACAAGCGGATGGCGTCGCAGATCGGATTTTTCTTCACGAGTTACAACAAGCTTTACGGTAAGAAATTTAAAATTCTGGGGATCGGCGGAAAGCATAAGGCGTTCGAGATGATTGATCGCTCGATCAAACGCTTTCGGGATAAAAAAGGATCCGAGTAG